Proteins encoded in a region of the Streptomyces sp. NBC_00310 genome:
- a CDS encoding HAMP domain-containing protein codes for MESGAATRGTKARAKGGQSLSDQRTSRKPRNGTTTVDTAALNRLLTALEAMRDGNFRKRLTVSGDGVMSEISAVFNEVADRNLHLTGELSRVRRVVGREGKLTERLETGAAEGSWATAIDASNALVDDLVRPVSEVSRVLSAVADGDLSPRMELRTQAPDGTGHPLRGEFLKVGRTVNNLVDQLSTFTDEVTRVASEVGTEGKLGGQAKVRGMSGSWKDLTESVNTMAYRLTAQVRDIALVTTAVAKGDLSRKVTVHVAGEMLELKETVNTMVDQLSAFSSEVTRVAREVGTEGQLGGQAEVPGVAGVWKELTDSVNTMAGNLTLQMRGIAQVTTAVANGDLSQKVTVPARGEVAKLAETINQMTETLRIFADEVTRVANEVGAEGRLGGQAQVPGAAGTWKDLTDSVNTVFRNLTIQVRDIAAVTTAVANGDLSQKVTVDVAGEMLELKNTVNGMVDQLSYFGAEVTRVANEVGAEGRLGGQAQVPGAAGTWKDLTDSVNTAFRNLTGQVRNIAAVTTAVANGDLSQKVTVDVAGEMLELKNTVNTMVDQLSSFADQVTRMARDVGTEGRLGGQARVDGVSGTWKELTDSVNSMAGNLTSQVRNIAQVTTAVARGDLSQKIDVDARGEILELKNTINTMVDQLSSFADQVTRVARDVGTEGRLGGQAQVPGVAGVWRDLTESVNGMAGNLTGQVRNIAQVATAVARGDLSQKITVDARGEILELKNTLNTMVDQLSSFAEEVTRVAREVGTEGQLGGQAEVQGVSGTWKDLTQSVNFMANNLTIQVRQIAEVTTAVAKGDLSKKITVDAKGEILELVTTVNTMVDQLSSFAEQVTRVAREVGTEGILGGQAHVPGVTGIWKDLSGNVNLMAKNLTMQVRNISQVAAAVANGDLTRTVTIEAAGEVAQLADTFNSMVKTLSSFADQVTKVAREVGTDGILGGQAHVPGVAGTWKDLTESVNSMASNLTGQVRNIAMVTTAIAKGDLTKKIDIDARGEILELKTTINTMVDQLSSFAEEVTRVAREVGTEGQLGGLARVRDVDGTWRDLTESVNEMAGNLTRQVRAIARVATAVTRGDLNLKIDVDASGEIKELQDYINKMIANLRDTTIANQEQDWLKGNLARISALMQGRRDLDDVASLIMSELTPVVSAQHGAFFLALPFLDGKDLAPDNDDQYELRMLGSYGYSMGSMPTSFRPGEALVGTAAKEKRTILVENAPSGYLKISSGLGEAPPAQVIVLPVLFEGTVLGVIELASFNSFTQIQKDFLNQIAEMIATSVNTISVNTKTEVLLKQSQELTEQLRERSDELENRQKALQASNAELEEKAELLARQNRDIEVKNTEIEEARQVLEERAEQLAVSMRYKSEFLANMSHELRTPLNSLLILAKLLADNAESNLTPKQVEFAETIHGAGSDLLQLINDILDLSKVEAGKMDVSPTRIALVQLVDYVEATFRPLTAEKGLDFSVRVSPELPATLHTDEQRLLQVLRNLLSNAVKFTDSGAVELVIRPAGADVPVAIREQLLEAGSLRDADAGMIAFSVTDTGIGIAASKMRVIFEAFKQADGTTSRKYGGTGLGLSISREIARLLGGEIHAQSEPGRGSTFTLYLPLHPSELPPQGYAHNTPAALEAGELLASENELAERTETPAEVKSYRETQNGAAALFRRRRRSVPAPHHGQGNGQAQEHWAQQAVQEAASQARRTVRFDGEKVLIVDDDIRNVFALTSVLEQHGLSVLYAENGREGIEVLEQHDDVTVVLMDIMMPEMDGYATTTAIRRMPQFAGLPIIALTAKAMKGDREKAIDSGASDYVTKPVDPDHLLSVMQQWMRSE; via the coding sequence GTGGAGTCTGGCGCAGCGACGCGGGGCACTAAAGCGCGCGCGAAAGGCGGACAGTCCCTGAGTGACCAGCGCACATCACGCAAACCGCGCAATGGGACCACGACCGTGGACACGGCTGCCCTGAACCGGCTGCTCACGGCGTTGGAGGCGATGCGGGACGGTAACTTCCGCAAGCGGCTGACCGTCTCGGGTGACGGTGTGATGTCCGAGATCTCGGCGGTCTTCAACGAGGTGGCGGACCGGAATCTCCATCTGACCGGCGAGCTGTCGCGGGTGCGGCGTGTGGTGGGGCGTGAGGGCAAGCTCACCGAGCGGCTGGAGACGGGTGCCGCCGAGGGGTCCTGGGCGACGGCGATCGACGCGTCGAACGCGCTGGTCGACGACCTCGTACGGCCGGTCTCCGAGGTCAGCCGGGTGTTGTCGGCCGTGGCGGACGGTGATCTGTCGCCGCGCATGGAGCTGCGGACGCAGGCGCCGGACGGGACCGGGCATCCGCTGCGCGGGGAGTTCCTGAAGGTCGGACGTACGGTGAACAACCTGGTCGACCAGCTGTCCACGTTCACCGACGAGGTCACCCGGGTGGCCAGCGAGGTGGGCACCGAGGGCAAGCTGGGCGGGCAGGCCAAGGTGCGCGGCATGTCCGGTTCGTGGAAGGACCTGACGGAGTCCGTCAACACGATGGCGTACCGGCTCACCGCGCAGGTGAGGGACATCGCGCTGGTGACGACGGCGGTCGCGAAGGGTGATCTGTCCCGGAAGGTCACGGTTCATGTGGCCGGTGAGATGCTGGAGCTGAAGGAGACCGTCAACACGATGGTCGACCAGCTCTCCGCGTTCTCTTCCGAGGTGACGCGAGTCGCCCGAGAGGTGGGTACCGAGGGTCAGCTCGGCGGGCAGGCCGAGGTGCCGGGCGTGGCCGGGGTGTGGAAGGAACTCACCGATTCGGTGAACACCATGGCCGGCAACCTCACCCTCCAGATGCGCGGCATCGCTCAGGTCACCACCGCGGTCGCCAACGGTGATCTGTCGCAGAAGGTGACCGTCCCGGCGCGCGGTGAGGTCGCCAAACTGGCCGAGACGATCAACCAGATGACCGAGACGCTGCGGATCTTCGCCGACGAGGTCACGCGCGTGGCCAACGAGGTGGGTGCCGAGGGTCGGCTGGGCGGTCAGGCGCAGGTGCCGGGCGCGGCGGGGACATGGAAGGACCTCACCGATTCCGTGAACACCGTCTTCCGGAACCTGACCATCCAGGTGCGGGACATCGCGGCGGTGACGACGGCCGTGGCCAACGGCGATCTCTCGCAGAAGGTCACCGTCGATGTCGCGGGCGAGATGCTCGAACTGAAGAACACCGTCAACGGGATGGTCGACCAGCTCTCCTACTTCGGTGCCGAGGTCACACGGGTGGCCAACGAGGTCGGTGCCGAGGGCCGGCTGGGCGGTCAGGCGCAGGTGCCGGGCGCGGCGGGGACGTGGAAGGACCTGACGGACTCCGTCAACACCGCGTTCCGGAATCTCACCGGACAGGTGAGGAACATCGCGGCGGTGACGACGGCCGTGGCCAACGGCGATCTCTCGCAGAAGGTCACCGTCGATGTCGCGGGCGAGATGCTCGAACTGAAGAACACCGTGAACACGATGGTGGACCAGCTGTCGTCGTTCGCCGACCAGGTGACGCGGATGGCCCGGGACGTGGGTACGGAGGGCCGCCTCGGCGGTCAGGCCCGCGTCGACGGCGTGTCCGGTACGTGGAAGGAACTCACCGACTCCGTCAACTCGATGGCCGGCAACCTCACCTCGCAGGTGCGGAACATCGCGCAGGTGACGACGGCCGTGGCGCGCGGCGACCTCTCCCAGAAGATCGACGTGGACGCGCGCGGCGAGATCCTGGAGCTGAAGAACACCATCAACACGATGGTCGACCAGCTGTCGTCCTTCGCGGACCAGGTGACCCGGGTGGCCCGGGACGTGGGTACGGAGGGCCGCCTCGGCGGTCAGGCGCAGGTGCCCGGCGTCGCCGGTGTGTGGCGCGACCTCACCGAGTCCGTGAACGGCATGGCCGGCAACCTGACCGGTCAGGTCCGCAACATCGCGCAGGTCGCCACGGCGGTGGCCCGGGGCGACCTCTCCCAGAAGATCACCGTGGACGCGCGCGGCGAGATCCTGGAGCTGAAGAACACGCTGAACACGATGGTGGACCAGCTGTCGTCGTTCGCGGAGGAGGTCACCAGGGTCGCCCGCGAGGTGGGTACGGAGGGCCAGCTCGGCGGTCAGGCCGAGGTGCAGGGCGTCTCCGGCACCTGGAAGGACCTCACGCAGTCGGTGAACTTCATGGCGAACAACCTGACCATCCAGGTGCGTCAGATCGCCGAGGTCACGACCGCGGTCGCCAAGGGCGACCTGTCGAAGAAGATCACCGTCGACGCGAAGGGCGAGATCCTCGAACTCGTCACCACCGTCAACACGATGGTGGACCAGCTGTCGTCCTTCGCCGAGCAGGTGACCCGGGTGGCCCGCGAGGTGGGCACCGAGGGCATCCTCGGCGGCCAGGCGCACGTGCCGGGCGTCACCGGCATCTGGAAGGACCTCAGCGGCAATGTGAACCTGATGGCCAAGAACCTGACCATGCAGGTGCGGAACATCTCCCAGGTCGCGGCGGCCGTCGCGAACGGCGACCTGACCCGTACGGTGACGATCGAGGCGGCGGGTGAGGTCGCGCAGCTCGCCGACACCTTCAACAGCATGGTGAAGACGCTGAGTTCGTTCGCCGACCAGGTCACCAAGGTGGCCCGTGAGGTGGGCACGGATGGCATCCTGGGCGGCCAGGCGCACGTACCGGGTGTGGCGGGTACGTGGAAGGACCTCACCGAGTCCGTGAACTCGATGGCGTCCAACCTCACCGGCCAGGTCCGCAACATCGCGATGGTCACGACCGCCATCGCCAAGGGCGACCTGACCAAGAAGATCGACATCGACGCGCGCGGCGAGATCCTGGAGCTGAAGACCACCATCAACACGATGGTCGACCAGCTGTCCTCCTTCGCCGAGGAGGTCACCCGGGTGGCCCGCGAGGTGGGCACCGAGGGACAGCTGGGCGGTCTGGCGCGCGTCCGGGACGTCGACGGCACCTGGCGGGACCTCACCGAGTCGGTGAACGAGATGGCCGGGAACCTGACGCGGCAGGTCCGTGCCATCGCGCGCGTGGCCACCGCGGTGACCCGGGGCGACCTGAACCTCAAGATCGACGTCGACGCGTCCGGCGAGATCAAGGAGCTGCAGGACTACATCAACAAGATGATCGCCAACCTGCGCGACACCACGATCGCCAACCAGGAGCAGGACTGGCTCAAGGGCAACCTCGCCCGGATCTCCGCCCTGATGCAGGGCCGCCGGGACCTCGACGACGTGGCCTCGCTGATCATGAGTGAGCTGACGCCGGTGGTCTCCGCGCAGCACGGCGCGTTCTTCCTCGCGTTGCCGTTCCTCGACGGCAAGGACCTGGCCCCGGACAACGACGACCAGTACGAGCTGCGCATGCTCGGCTCGTACGGCTACTCCATGGGCTCCATGCCGACGTCGTTCCGGCCCGGTGAGGCGCTGGTCGGGACGGCCGCGAAGGAGAAGCGCACGATCCTGGTGGAGAACGCGCCGAGCGGCTATCTGAAGATCTCCTCCGGGCTCGGCGAGGCGCCGCCCGCGCAGGTCATCGTGTTGCCGGTGCTCTTCGAGGGGACCGTGCTCGGTGTCATCGAACTGGCGTCGTTCAACTCGTTCACACAGATCCAGAAGGACTTCCTGAACCAGATCGCGGAGATGATCGCGACGAGCGTCAACACCATCTCCGTCAACACCAAGACCGAGGTGCTGCTGAAGCAGTCGCAGGAGCTGACCGAGCAACTGCGCGAGCGGTCCGACGAGTTGGAGAACCGGCAGAAGGCACTCCAGGCGTCCAACGCCGAACTGGAGGAGAAGGCCGAGCTGCTGGCCCGGCAGAACCGCGACATCGAGGTCAAGAACACCGAGATCGAGGAGGCGCGGCAGGTCCTGGAGGAGCGTGCCGAGCAGCTCGCGGTGTCCATGCGCTACAAGAGCGAGTTCCTCGCGAACATGTCGCACGAGCTGCGCACCCCGCTCAACTCGCTGCTGATCCTCGCCAAACTGCTCGCCGACAACGCCGAGTCGAACCTGACGCCCAAGCAGGTCGAGTTCGCCGAGACGATCCACGGGGCGGGCTCCGACCTGCTCCAGCTGATCAACGACATCCTGGACCTGTCGAAGGTCGAGGCGGGCAAGATGGACGTCTCGCCGACCCGTATCGCCCTCGTCCAGCTCGTGGACTACGTGGAGGCCACCTTCCGGCCGCTGACCGCGGAGAAGGGCCTGGACTTCTCCGTACGCGTCTCGCCGGAGCTGCCCGCCACGCTGCACACGGACGAACAGCGGCTGCTGCAGGTGCTGCGGAACCTGCTGTCCAACGCGGTGAAGTTCACCGACTCCGGGGCCGTGGAGCTGGTCATCCGGCCGGCCGGCGCGGATGTGCCGGTGGCCATCAGGGAGCAGTTGCTGGAGGCGGGCTCGCTGCGGGACGCGGACGCCGGCATGATCGCGTTCTCGGTGACGGACACGGGCATCGGGATCGCGGCCAGCAAGATGCGGGTCATCTTCGAGGCGTTCAAGCAGGCGGACGGCACCACGAGCCGCAAGTACGGCGGTACGGGCCTGGGGTTGTCCATCTCGCGGGAGATCGCCCGGCTGCTGGGCGGCGAGATCCACGCGCAGAGCGAGCCCGGACGCGGCTCCACCTTCACCCTGTATCTGCCGCTGCACCCGAGTGAACTGCCCCCGCAGGGCTACGCGCACAACACGCCCGCCGCGCTGGAGGCCGGGGAGCTGCTGGCCTCCGAGAACGAGCTGGCCGAGCGCACCGAGACGCCGGCCGAGGTGAAGTCGTACCGCGAGACCCAGAACGGGGCCGCCGCGCTCTTCAGGCGGCGCCGCAGGTCCGTGCCCGCCCCGCACCACGGCCAGGGCAACGGTCAGGCGCAGGAGCACTGGGCGCAGCAGGCCGTGCAGGAGGCGGCGTCGCAGGCGCGCCGGACGGTCCGCTTCGACGGCGAGAAGGTCCTCATCGTCGACGACGACATCCGTAACGTCTTCGCGCTCACCAGCGTCCTGGAGCAGCACGGCCTGTCCGTGCTGTACGCCGAGAACGGCCGTGAGGGCATCGAGGTCCTGGAACAGCACGACGACGTGACGGTCGTTCTGATGGACATCATGATGCCCGAGATGGACGGCTACGCGACGACCACGGCGATCCGCCGGATGCCCCAGTTCGCCGGACTGCCGATCATCGCGCTGACGGCCAAGGCGATGAAGGGCGACCGGGAGAAGGCGATCGACTCGGGAGCCTCCGACTATGTGACCAAGCCGGTGGATCCGGATCATCTGCTGTCGGTCATGCAGCAATGGATGCGGAGTGAGTGA
- a CDS encoding response regulator: MVQKAKILLVDDRPENLLALEAILSALDQTLVRASSGEEALKALLTDDFAVILLDVQMPGMDGFETAAHIKRRERTRDIPIIFLTAINHGPHHTFRGYAAGAVDYISKPFDPWVLRAKVSVFVELYMKNCQLREQAALLRLQLEGGGKGAAGGSKEPSGGILAELSARLAAVEEQAEALSKQLDDDSADAAAVATAAHLERKLTGLRRALDALEPGTGGHPSVPSQN; this comes from the coding sequence ATGGTGCAGAAGGCCAAGATCCTCCTGGTCGATGACCGGCCGGAGAATCTGTTGGCGCTGGAGGCCATCCTCTCCGCGCTCGATCAGACACTGGTGCGGGCATCGTCCGGGGAGGAAGCGCTCAAGGCGCTGTTGACGGACGACTTCGCGGTCATTCTGCTGGACGTCCAGATGCCGGGAATGGACGGTTTCGAAACGGCCGCGCACATTAAGCGGCGCGAACGGACCCGGGACATCCCCATTATTTTCCTCACCGCCATCAACCACGGACCGCATCACACGTTCCGTGGGTACGCGGCAGGTGCGGTCGACTACATCTCGAAACCGTTCGACCCCTGGGTGCTGCGCGCCAAGGTCTCCGTTTTCGTCGAGCTGTACATGAAGAACTGCCAGCTCAGGGAGCAGGCGGCGCTGTTGCGGCTCCAGTTGGAGGGTGGCGGCAAGGGGGCGGCGGGCGGTTCCAAGGAGCCCTCCGGCGGCATCCTCGCCGAACTCTCCGCGCGGCTCGCGGCCGTCGAGGAGCAGGCGGAGGCGCTGTCCAAACAGCTCGACGACGACTCCGCGGACGCCGCCGCGGTGGCCACCGCGGCCCATCTCGAACGCAAACTCACGGGCCTGCGCAGGGCGCTGGACGCGTTGGAGCCGGGCACGGGCGGGCACCCGTCGGTGCCGTCGCAGAACTGA